A stretch of Thermococcus bergensis DNA encodes these proteins:
- a CDS encoding sulfide/dihydroorotate dehydrogenase-like FAD/NAD-binding protein encodes MYEILEKREIAANNVLYKIHAPHIARKVQPGQFVVVRAFENGERIPLTPVMWDAEEGWITLVTFIRGRTTLRMNMELQEGDKILNIAGPLGNPAPMKKFGKILAIGMITGIVEVYPIAKAWQEIGNEVITLHIVPEPMIILKEDLEKAVSKHIVESFPLKEGMGMPEIFKELVTRGQAKVRELIEKEKPDLVFMVGPARGQKAIFDVVKEYGIPMEVDLHPIMVDGTGMCGACRVTVGGEVKFACVDGPSFNAYEVNWEELIARSEFYADLEKKALEDYLTKLQQGGAQ; translated from the coding sequence GTGTACGAGATACTGGAAAAGAGAGAAATTGCAGCCAATAATGTGCTGTATAAAATTCACGCTCCGCACATAGCTAGAAAGGTTCAGCCTGGGCAGTTTGTTGTTGTCAGGGCATTTGAAAACGGCGAAAGAATACCCTTAACTCCCGTAATGTGGGATGCAGAGGAGGGGTGGATAACACTCGTGACCTTCATAAGAGGAAGAACCACCCTTAGAATGAACATGGAACTACAAGAGGGGGACAAAATACTAAACATAGCCGGCCCCCTTGGTAATCCCGCACCGATGAAAAAGTTTGGGAAGATTTTGGCAATAGGAATGATAACCGGAATAGTGGAGGTCTATCCAATAGCTAAGGCATGGCAGGAAATTGGAAACGAAGTAATAACCCTCCACATAGTCCCGGAACCAATGATTATTCTTAAAGAAGACCTGGAAAAGGCAGTCTCAAAACACATAGTGGAGAGCTTCCCGCTTAAAGAAGGCATGGGTATGCCAGAAATATTTAAAGAGCTCGTCACAAGGGGACAAGCAAAAGTAAGAGAGCTCATTGAAAAAGAAAAGCCTGATCTGGTCTTTATGGTTGGGCCGGCAAGAGGGCAAAAAGCCATTTTTGATGTGGTTAAGGAGTACGGAATTCCTATGGAAGTCGACCTTCACCCCATAATGGTTGATGGAACAGGCATGTGTGGTGCGTGCAGAGTTACAGTTGGAGGAGAGGTTAAATTTGCCTGTGTTGATGGCCCAAGCTTCAATGCATATGAAGTAAACTGGGAGGAGCTTATTGCAAGATCTGAGTTCTATGCCGACTTAGAAAAGAAGGCTCTGGAAGATTATCTCACCAAACTTCAGCAAGGAGGTGCTCAATGA
- a CDS encoding Lrp/AsnC family transcriptional regulator, protein MVRAYILLTVEIGKVEKVIEEIKAIPGVLKADAVTGPYDAIVEINASDLGELTRKILHDIHNIDGVIDTTTAIVVETEE, encoded by the coding sequence ATGGTTAGGGCATACATTTTGTTAACAGTCGAGATTGGGAAAGTTGAGAAGGTAATAGAAGAAATAAAAGCAATTCCAGGAGTTTTAAAAGCCGATGCTGTCACTGGCCCGTACGATGCAATAGTGGAGATTAATGCTTCAGACTTGGGAGAACTTACAAGAAAAATCCTCCACGATATACACAACATAGACGGCGTAATTGACACAACAACTGCAATAGTTGTAGAAACAGAAGAGTAA
- a CDS encoding ATP-dependent DNA helicase, with the protein MRVEELKSLGVDERVIRLIRERGIEELYPPQAEALKSGVLNGKNLILAIPTASGKTLVAETVMINKILREGGKAVYLVPLKALAEEKYKEFKFWERIGLKIAVTTGDYDSTEEWLGRYDIIIATSEKFDSLLRHKSPWIKDVKLIIADEVHLLGSYDRGATLEMILAHLRDKAQILGLSATIGNAEELAEWLNAELVVSEWRPVSLKRGIFHHGQIFWEDGSIEKFPSQWDSLVIDALKKDKQVLVFVNTRRSAEKEALLLGGKVQRFLTKPEERRLKQIADELESTPTNEKLKEALKKGAAFHHAGLGREERSIVEEAFREGLIKVIAATPTLSAGVNLPAYRVIIRDTKRYSDFGWRDIPVVEIQQMMGRAGRPKYDREGQAIIIAGTEKPENLMKKYVFGKPEKLFSMLSNEASFRSQVLALITNFGVRSFRELVEFLERTFYYHQRKNLEALEGKAKDIVYFLLENEFIDIDLNDQFMPLPFGIRTSQLYLDPLTAKKFKDAFEKLEETPNALGIFHLLASTPDMASLRVRRKEQEDILDYAYEMEGYLYQNIPYWEDYKFEKFLGEVKTAKLLLDWINEVPEAKILETYDIDTGDLYRILELADWLMYSLIELYKLSSPKKEVLDFLKQLHLRLKYGVREELLELTSLPMIGRKRARALYNAGFKTVEDIVKAKPSELLRVEGIGVGILEKLYQHFGVELPKIKEKKKVKKGTLDDFFK; encoded by the coding sequence ATGAGGGTGGAGGAGCTTAAATCACTTGGAGTCGATGAGAGAGTTATAAGGCTGATACGCGAGAGAGGTATAGAGGAACTGTATCCTCCTCAAGCGGAGGCTTTAAAGAGTGGTGTGCTTAACGGGAAAAACCTGATTTTGGCCATTCCTACAGCCTCTGGAAAGACCCTTGTTGCGGAAACAGTGATGATAAACAAGATTCTCCGCGAGGGAGGAAAGGCCGTATACCTTGTCCCCTTAAAGGCACTTGCCGAGGAAAAGTATAAGGAGTTCAAGTTCTGGGAACGGATTGGGCTTAAGATAGCGGTAACAACCGGAGATTACGACAGCACCGAGGAGTGGCTTGGGAGATATGACATCATAATCGCGACATCAGAAAAATTCGACTCTCTGCTCCGTCACAAGTCTCCTTGGATAAAGGACGTCAAGCTTATAATCGCAGATGAAGTTCACCTTCTCGGCTCATATGACAGAGGGGCTACCTTGGAGATGATTCTAGCCCATTTAAGGGATAAAGCCCAGATTTTAGGACTGAGTGCAACAATTGGAAATGCTGAAGAGCTTGCGGAGTGGTTAAACGCGGAGTTAGTGGTGAGTGAATGGCGCCCCGTAAGCCTGAAGAGGGGCATCTTTCATCACGGGCAGATTTTCTGGGAGGACGGGAGTATTGAAAAATTCCCGAGTCAGTGGGACTCTCTCGTTATTGACGCTTTAAAAAAAGACAAACAGGTGCTTGTCTTTGTCAATACACGAAGGAGTGCCGAAAAAGAAGCCCTTCTATTGGGGGGAAAAGTTCAGAGATTTTTAACCAAACCCGAAGAGAGGAGATTAAAGCAGATAGCGGATGAACTTGAGAGCACTCCAACCAACGAGAAGCTTAAAGAAGCCCTAAAGAAAGGAGCAGCTTTCCATCATGCAGGCTTGGGAAGGGAAGAGCGCTCTATTGTGGAAGAGGCCTTTAGAGAAGGTCTCATAAAGGTAATCGCTGCTACCCCGACCCTATCTGCTGGCGTAAACCTCCCCGCGTACCGTGTCATAATACGGGACACAAAGCGCTATTCTGACTTCGGATGGAGAGACATTCCTGTTGTGGAAATACAGCAGATGATGGGTAGGGCAGGGAGGCCAAAATACGACAGGGAAGGCCAAGCAATAATAATTGCGGGGACTGAAAAGCCAGAGAACTTGATGAAAAAGTATGTCTTTGGCAAACCGGAGAAGCTCTTCTCTATGCTCTCAAATGAAGCGTCGTTTAGGAGTCAGGTTCTTGCCTTAATAACCAACTTTGGAGTTAGGAGCTTTAGAGAGCTCGTGGAATTCTTGGAGAGGACTTTCTACTATCACCAGCGAAAGAACCTTGAGGCCCTTGAAGGAAAGGCCAAAGATATAGTTTACTTCCTGCTTGAAAACGAGTTTATTGACATCGACTTAAACGACCAGTTTATGCCGCTTCCATTTGGGATAAGGACTTCCCAGCTGTATCTTGACCCGCTAACAGCTAAAAAGTTCAAAGACGCCTTTGAGAAGCTCGAAGAAACCCCAAATGCTCTTGGCATTTTCCACCTTCTGGCTTCAACTCCGGATATGGCATCCCTAAGGGTAAGGCGCAAAGAACAGGAAGACATTCTCGACTATGCCTACGAGATGGAGGGTTATCTCTACCAGAACATTCCGTACTGGGAGGATTACAAGTTTGAAAAGTTCCTTGGGGAAGTGAAAACAGCGAAATTGCTCCTTGACTGGATTAACGAAGTTCCAGAAGCGAAGATATTAGAAACTTACGACATTGACACCGGTGATTTATACAGAATACTTGAGCTGGCGGACTGGCTTATGTACTCCCTAATTGAACTATACAAGCTTTCCAGCCCTAAAAAAGAGGTTCTCGACTTCCTAAAGCAGCTTCACTTGAGACTCAAATATGGAGTTAGAGAGGAGCTTCTTGAACTCACGAGCCTTCCAATGATAGGCAGAAAGAGGGCAAGAGCCCTTTACAATGCCGGCTTTAAGACAGTAGAAGACATCGTAAAAGCAAAGCCCAGTGAACTGCTAAGGGTAGAGGGAATCGGAGTCGGAATTTTGGAAAAGTTATACCAGCACTTCGGAGTGGAGCTCCCGAAGATTAAAGAGAAGAAAAAAGTGAAAAAAGGGACGCTGGATGACTTTTTCAAATGA
- a CDS encoding DUF257 family protein has protein sequence MEVGSLAEFLKKHSTLGDFILVEYPSLYPLGDLVWGEIIPSFSSHDILIDDFFGVGDLLFRDYLRKSSPQKYKEVMESTKRIKAIRIGPGRTSYASIVEEIPLTYEISEFMKSYYDALMKLSSHSAKVEYSITFGISQYIYFGGDNALRAILFTRSVLPFEDWTSIYFVNRDILNKQQIAILREMASKLIKIQKEGNLYKLEIED, from the coding sequence ATGGAGGTCGGTTCACTTGCTGAGTTTTTAAAAAAACACTCCACACTTGGCGATTTCATTCTCGTGGAATACCCTTCCTTGTATCCCCTCGGAGATTTGGTATGGGGAGAAATTATACCTTCATTTTCCAGTCATGATATCTTGATAGACGACTTTTTTGGGGTAGGAGATTTGTTGTTTAGGGATTATCTGAGAAAAAGCTCTCCCCAAAAATACAAAGAAGTTATGGAGTCCACAAAGAGGATAAAGGCAATAAGAATAGGGCCCGGGAGAACAAGCTATGCCTCCATAGTTGAAGAAATCCCCCTCACGTACGAAATTTCTGAGTTCATGAAAAGCTATTATGACGCTCTGATGAAGCTTTCTTCTCATTCAGCAAAAGTTGAGTACTCAATAACCTTCGGCATCTCTCAGTATATTTACTTTGGGGGAGATAATGCCCTGAGAGCAATTCTGTTTACAAGAAGTGTGCTTCCGTTTGAAGACTGGACTTCAATTTACTTTGTGAACAGAGATATCCTGAACAAACAGCAAATTGCCATCTTGAGGGAAATGGCAAGCAAACTGATAAAAATCCAAAAAGAGGGAAATCTTTACAAGCTTGAAATAGAGGATTAG
- a CDS encoding dephospho-CoA kinase — protein sequence MIICIVGMPGSGKGQIVKIFGNYGVPHVSMGDVVREEADKRGIPRTPEGMNSVSIQLRQELGDNAVAKLTIPKIKELLKNHKAVIIDGVRSLDEIQTFKDAFPDEKIIIIAVHSSPRKRFERLSRRGRSDDPKTWSDFEARDWKELKFGIGSVIALADYLIVNENHIEEYQKEIEKLAEKLGLKESEATS from the coding sequence ATGATAATCTGTATAGTAGGAATGCCAGGTTCTGGGAAAGGTCAAATAGTGAAAATTTTTGGAAATTACGGAGTTCCTCACGTTTCTATGGGTGATGTTGTGAGGGAGGAAGCCGACAAAAGGGGAATTCCAAGAACTCCCGAAGGAATGAACAGTGTGAGCATCCAGCTTAGACAGGAGCTTGGGGACAACGCTGTGGCAAAATTGACGATTCCAAAGATAAAAGAACTACTGAAGAACCACAAGGCAGTTATAATTGACGGAGTAAGGTCTTTGGATGAAATTCAGACCTTTAAAGATGCGTTTCCAGATGAAAAGATAATCATAATAGCCGTGCACTCTTCGCCAAGAAAAAGATTCGAGAGGCTTAGCAGAAGGGGAAGAAGCGATGATCCAAAAACATGGAGTGATTTCGAAGCTAGGGACTGGAAGGAGCTCAAGTTTGGAATTGGAAGCGTTATAGCTTTAGCGGACTACCTGATAGTCAACGAGAACCACATAGAGGAATACCAAAAAGAAATAGAGAAACTCGCGGAGAAGCTTGGATTAAAAGAGAGCGAAGCTACCTCTTGA
- a CDS encoding signal recognition particle protein Srp19 yields the protein MGKFVIWANEIDARISRKYGREVPKNLAVERPNIDEIIDAAKSLGITVIEVNRDALNPRLAGVDEELRTKGRVIVESKHGKSKTLKLIAQKVREFRKARKKK from the coding sequence ATGGGCAAGTTCGTAATATGGGCAAACGAAATAGATGCCAGAATTTCGAGAAAATATGGCAGGGAAGTTCCGAAAAATCTTGCAGTGGAAAGGCCAAATATAGACGAAATAATAGATGCGGCCAAAAGTCTTGGGATTACGGTTATCGAGGTAAATAGAGACGCTCTTAATCCAAGGCTTGCAGGAGTAGACGAAGAGTTAAGAACTAAAGGTAGGGTTATAGTCGAAAGCAAGCATGGAAAATCGAAAACTCTAAAACTAATAGCCCAAAAGGTTAGAGAATTTAGGAAAGCACGCAAGAAAAAATAA
- a CDS encoding tRNA (adenine-N1)-methyltransferase: MIKQGDKVVLLDPRGKRYLITIKEGEFHTDLGKINLNELLEKEFGTIVESHKGYQFRVLKPRIIDYIDKMKRGPQIIHPKDAAQIVAFAGISPGDVIIEAGVGSGALTLFLANIVGSQGKIIAYEVREDFAKLAWRNIEWAGFDDRVEIKLKNIYEGIDEENVDHIILDLPQPENVVEHAIKALKPGGFFVAYTPCINQVDRLYRKLREYKDYFTRPKTIECLVREQEVKEECIRPRTTMLAHTGYITFVRKR; this comes from the coding sequence ATGATAAAACAGGGAGACAAAGTTGTGCTGCTCGATCCTAGAGGGAAGAGATATCTCATAACGATAAAAGAAGGAGAGTTTCACACAGACCTAGGCAAAATAAATCTAAATGAGCTTTTAGAGAAAGAGTTTGGAACCATTGTGGAGTCCCATAAAGGGTATCAATTCAGGGTTCTCAAGCCGAGAATAATAGACTATATCGACAAGATGAAGAGAGGCCCTCAGATAATCCACCCAAAGGACGCTGCCCAGATAGTGGCATTTGCTGGAATCTCACCAGGGGATGTTATAATCGAAGCCGGGGTAGGAAGCGGGGCATTAACGCTTTTTTTAGCCAATATTGTTGGCTCTCAAGGCAAGATAATCGCCTACGAAGTTAGAGAAGATTTTGCAAAGCTCGCATGGAGAAATATCGAATGGGCCGGCTTTGATGATAGGGTTGAAATAAAGCTGAAGAACATATATGAAGGGATTGATGAGGAGAACGTGGATCACATTATCTTAGACCTTCCACAGCCAGAAAACGTTGTGGAACATGCAATAAAAGCCCTAAAACCTGGGGGATTTTTTGTTGCATACACCCCGTGTATAAATCAGGTTGACAGACTGTACAGAAAGTTGAGAGAGTACAAAGACTACTTTACGAGACCAAAAACAATTGAGTGCCTTGTGAGAGAGCAGGAAGTTAAAGAGGAGTGTATAAGGCCAAGAACAACCATGCTGGCCCATACGGGCTATATAACCTTTGTTAGAAAGAGGTAG
- a CDS encoding DNA polymerase domain-containing protein, whose product MILDTDYITKDGKPIIRIFKKENGEFKIELDPHFQPYIYALLKDDSAIEEIKSIRGERHGKTVRVLDAEKVRKKFLGREVEVWKLIFEHPQDVPAMRDKIREHPAVVDIYEYDIPFAKRYLIDKGLIPMEGEEELKLLAFDIETFYHEGDEFGKGEIIMISYADEEEARVITWKNIDLPYVEVVSSEREMIKRFIQIVKEKDPDVIITYNGDNFDLPYLIKRAEKLGIRLILGRDKEHPEPKIQRMGDSFAVEIKGRIHFDLFPVVRRTINLPTYTLEAVYEAVLGKTKSKLEAEEIAAIWETEESMKKLAQYSMEDAKATYELGKEFFPMEAELAKLIGQSVWDVSRSSTGNLVEWYLLRVAYQRNELAPNKPSDEEYRRRLRTTYLGGYVKEPERGLWENIVYLDFRSLYPSIIVTHNISPDTLEKEGCKNYDVAPIVGYKFCKDFPGFIPSILGDLINMRQEIKKKMKATIDPIEKKMLDYRQRAVKLLANSILPNEWLPIIEDREVKFVKIGEFIDSHIEKQRDRVKRVDNTEVLEVDNLYAFSFNRKSKESEVKKVKALIRHKYKGKAYEIQLSSGRKINITASHSLFTVRNGEIMEVSGDEIRKGDLIVVPKKIKLDEKETILNIPELISSLPDKETADIVMTVPVRGRKNFFKGMLRTLRWIFGEENKRIRTFNRYLFHLEKLGLVRILPRGYEVINWEGLKRYKQLYERLAERVKYNGNKREYLVMFNDIKEFIPYFPQRELEEWKIGTLNGFRMNCILKVNEDFGRLLGYYVSEGYAGAQRNKTGGVSYSVKLYNEDPRVIEKMKTVAEKFFGGVRIGKNCVDIPKKMAYLVMKCLCGALAENKRIPAIIFNSPKSVRWAFLETYFEGDGDVHPSKRFRLSTKSELLANQLVFLLNSLGISSVKIGFDSGVYRVYINEDLQFLQTSREKNTYYSNLIPKEVLEEVFGRKFQKNMTFEKFKELTEEGKLDREKAKLLEFFIYGDVVLDKVKSVEEKEYEGYVYDLSVEDNENFLVGFGLLYAHNSYYGYMGYPKARWYSKECAESVTAWGRHYIEMTIREIEEKFGFKVLYADSVSGESEIIIRQNGKIKFVKIKDLFSKVDYSIGEKEYCILEGVEALTLDDDGKLVWKPVPYVMRHRANKRMFRIWLTNSWYIDVTEDHSLIGYLNTSKKKTAKKIGERLKEVKPFELGKAVKSLICPNAPLKNENTKTNEIAVKFWELVGLIVGDGNWGGNSHWAEYYLGLSTGKDAEEIKQKLLEPLKTYGVISNYYPKNERGDFNILAKSLVRFMKRHFKDEKGRRKIPEFMYELPVTYIEAFLRGLFSADGTVTIRKGVPEIRLTNIDADFLREVRKLLWIVGISNSIFAETTPNRYNGVSTGTYSKHLRIKNKWRFAERIGFLIERKQKRLLEHLKSARVKRNTIDFGFDLVHVKKVEEIPYEGYVYDIEVEETHRFFANNILVHNTDGFYATIPGEKPDVIKQKAKEFLKYINSKLPGLLELEYEGFYLRGFFVTKKRYAVIDEEGRITTRGLEVVRRDWSEIAKETQAKVLEAILREGSIEKAVKIVKDVVEKIAKYEVPLEKLVIHEQITRDLKDYKAIGPHVAIAKRLAAKGIKVKPGTIISYIVLKGGGKISDRVVLLTEYDPAKHKYDPNYYIENQVLPAVLRILEAFGYRKEDLRYQSSKQTGLDAWLKR is encoded by the coding sequence GTGATATTGGACACTGACTACATAACAAAGGACGGTAAACCAATAATCCGAATTTTTAAGAAGGAGAATGGGGAGTTTAAAATAGAACTCGACCCCCACTTTCAGCCCTATATCTATGCTCTTCTCAAAGATGACTCTGCTATTGAAGAAATAAAGTCCATAAGAGGCGAGAGGCACGGAAAAACCGTGAGGGTGCTCGACGCAGAAAAGGTTAGAAAGAAATTTTTGGGAAGGGAAGTTGAGGTATGGAAGCTTATTTTTGAGCATCCCCAAGACGTTCCAGCTATGAGGGACAAAATAAGGGAACATCCAGCTGTGGTTGATATTTACGAATATGATATACCCTTCGCCAAGCGTTATCTCATAGACAAGGGTCTGATTCCCATGGAAGGGGAGGAGGAGCTCAAGCTCCTTGCCTTTGACATTGAAACGTTCTATCATGAGGGGGATGAGTTCGGAAAGGGCGAGATAATAATGATTAGTTATGCCGATGAGGAAGAGGCAAGGGTAATTACATGGAAGAACATTGATCTGCCTTATGTTGAGGTTGTATCCAGCGAGAGGGAAATGATAAAGCGCTTTATTCAGATTGTCAAAGAAAAAGACCCGGACGTGATAATCACATATAACGGAGACAATTTTGATCTTCCCTATCTTATAAAACGGGCAGAAAAGCTGGGAATTCGCCTCATTTTGGGTAGGGATAAAGAACACCCCGAACCTAAAATTCAGAGGATGGGAGATAGCTTTGCCGTGGAAATTAAGGGTAGAATACACTTTGACCTTTTCCCTGTCGTGAGAAGGACAATAAACCTCCCAACGTATACGCTTGAGGCGGTTTATGAAGCTGTTTTAGGAAAAACCAAAAGCAAACTGGAGGCAGAGGAAATTGCCGCTATCTGGGAAACAGAGGAAAGCATGAAAAAACTTGCCCAGTACTCGATGGAGGATGCTAAGGCAACATATGAGCTTGGAAAAGAGTTCTTCCCCATGGAGGCCGAGCTGGCAAAGCTGATAGGCCAGAGCGTATGGGATGTCTCGAGGTCAAGCACGGGCAACCTTGTGGAGTGGTACCTGCTAAGGGTAGCATATCAGAGAAACGAACTAGCACCGAACAAACCCAGTGATGAGGAATACCGCAGGCGTCTGAGAACAACTTACCTCGGAGGATATGTAAAGGAACCGGAAAGAGGCTTATGGGAGAACATCGTTTACCTCGACTTCCGCAGCCTGTATCCATCTATAATAGTCACGCATAATATATCCCCCGATACTCTGGAAAAGGAGGGGTGTAAAAATTACGACGTTGCCCCAATAGTGGGATATAAGTTCTGCAAGGACTTTCCGGGGTTTATTCCCTCCATACTTGGTGACCTAATCAATATGAGGCAAGAGATAAAAAAGAAGATGAAAGCTACAATTGATCCAATCGAAAAGAAAATGCTCGATTATAGACAAAGGGCAGTTAAATTGCTTGCAAACAGCATTCTACCCAACGAGTGGTTACCAATAATAGAAGATAGGGAAGTCAAATTTGTAAAAATTGGCGAGTTTATAGACTCTCATATAGAAAAGCAGAGAGATAGAGTTAAGAGAGTGGATAATACCGAAGTCCTCGAAGTGGACAACCTTTATGCGTTCTCATTTAACAGAAAAAGCAAAGAAAGTGAAGTTAAAAAGGTGAAGGCACTCATAAGACATAAGTACAAAGGGAAAGCTTATGAGATTCAGCTTAGTTCTGGCAGAAAAATTAACATAACTGCCAGTCACAGCCTGTTTACGGTTAGAAATGGAGAAATAATGGAAGTTTCTGGAGACGAGATAAGGAAAGGCGACCTAATTGTGGTGCCAAAGAAGATTAAGCTCGATGAAAAGGAAACTATTCTTAACATTCCCGAATTAATATCAAGTCTTCCCGACAAGGAAACAGCCGACATCGTTATGACAGTTCCAGTCAGGGGAAGAAAGAACTTCTTTAAAGGGATGCTTAGAACCCTAAGGTGGATTTTTGGGGAAGAGAACAAAAGGATAAGAACGTTTAACCGTTATCTGTTCCATCTTGAAAAGCTTGGTCTTGTAAGGATATTGCCTCGGGGATACGAGGTTATTAACTGGGAAGGGCTAAAGAGATACAAACAGCTTTACGAGAGACTTGCAGAGAGAGTCAAATACAACGGAAACAAAAGGGAGTATCTGGTTATGTTCAACGACATTAAGGAGTTTATACCATACTTCCCGCAAAGAGAGTTAGAAGAATGGAAGATTGGAACTCTCAACGGTTTTAGAATGAACTGCATCCTCAAGGTCAATGAAGACTTTGGAAGGCTCCTCGGGTATTATGTTAGCGAAGGTTATGCTGGCGCACAAAGAAACAAAACCGGCGGTGTTAGCTACTCAGTAAAGCTGTACAACGAAGACCCACGTGTCATCGAAAAAATGAAAACGGTTGCGGAGAAATTCTTTGGTGGAGTTAGGATTGGCAAAAACTGCGTGGATATACCTAAGAAGATGGCATATTTAGTTATGAAGTGTCTCTGCGGAGCGTTAGCGGAAAACAAGAGAATTCCCGCGATCATATTCAACTCTCCCAAATCCGTGCGCTGGGCATTTCTGGAGACATATTTTGAAGGGGACGGAGACGTTCATCCATCAAAACGGTTTAGGCTCTCAACAAAGAGTGAACTCCTCGCAAACCAACTTGTGTTCTTGCTGAACTCGTTGGGAATCTCATCCGTGAAGATTGGCTTTGACAGTGGGGTTTATAGGGTCTACATAAACGAAGACCTGCAGTTTCTGCAAACCTCTAGGGAGAAGAATACATACTACTCAAACTTAATCCCCAAAGAGGTTCTCGAAGAAGTGTTTGGGAGAAAATTCCAAAAGAACATGACGTTCGAGAAGTTTAAAGAGCTCACTGAGGAGGGAAAACTCGACAGGGAGAAAGCCAAACTCTTGGAGTTTTTCATCTATGGGGATGTGGTTCTTGACAAGGTTAAGAGTGTTGAAGAGAAAGAGTATGAGGGATACGTCTATGACCTAAGCGTCGAAGATAACGAGAACTTCCTCGTTGGTTTTGGCTTGCTGTACGCTCACAACAGCTATTACGGCTATATGGGGTATCCTAAGGCTAGATGGTATTCGAAGGAATGTGCCGAAAGTGTTACCGCATGGGGGAGACACTACATAGAGATGACGATAAGAGAAATAGAGGAAAAATTCGGGTTTAAGGTTCTTTATGCAGACAGTGTCTCAGGAGAAAGTGAGATCATAATAAGGCAAAACGGAAAGATTAAATTTGTGAAAATAAAGGATCTTTTCTCTAAGGTGGACTACAGCATTGGCGAAAAAGAATACTGCATTCTCGAAGGTGTTGAAGCACTAACTCTGGACGATGACGGAAAGCTTGTCTGGAAGCCTGTTCCCTACGTGATGAGGCACAGAGCGAATAAAAGAATGTTCCGCATCTGGCTGACCAACAGCTGGTATATAGATGTTACTGAGGATCATTCTCTCATAGGCTATCTAAACACGTCAAAAAAGAAAACTGCCAAAAAAATCGGGGAAAGACTAAAGGAAGTAAAGCCTTTTGAATTAGGCAAAGCAGTAAAATCGCTCATATGCCCAAATGCACCGTTAAAGAATGAGAATACCAAAACTAACGAAATAGCGGTAAAATTCTGGGAGCTCGTAGGATTGATTGTAGGAGATGGAAACTGGGGTGGAAACTCTCATTGGGCAGAGTATTATCTTGGACTTTCAACAGGCAAAGATGCAGAAGAGATAAAGCAAAAACTTCTGGAACCCCTAAAAACTTATGGAGTAATCTCAAACTATTACCCAAAAAACGAGAGGGGAGACTTCAACATATTAGCAAAGAGCCTTGTAAGGTTTATGAAAAGGCACTTTAAGGACGAAAAAGGAAGACGAAAAATTCCAGAGTTCATGTATGAGCTTCCGGTTACTTACATAGAGGCATTTCTACGAGGACTGTTTTCAGCTGATGGTACTGTAACTATCAGGAAGGGAGTTCCAGAGATTAGGCTAACAAACATTGATGCTGACTTTCTAAGGGAAGTAAGGAAGCTTCTGTGGATTGTTGGAATTTCAAATTCAATATTTGCTGAGACTACTCCAAATCGCTACAATGGTGTTTCTACTGGAACCTACTCAAAGCATCTAAGGATCAAAAATAAGTGGCGTTTTGCTGAAAGGATAGGCTTTTTAATCGAGAGAAAGCAGAAGAGACTTTTAGAACATTTAAAATCAGCGAGGGTAAAAAGGAATACCATAGATTTTGGCTTTGATCTTGTGCATGTGAAAAAAGTCGAAGAGATACCATACGAGGGCTACGTTTATGACATTGAAGTCGAAGAGACGCATAGGTTCTTTGCAAACAACATCCTGGTACACAATACTGACGGATTCTATGCAACAATACCTGGAGAAAAGCCGGATGTTATTAAACAGAAGGCTAAAGAATTCCTCAAGTACATAAACTCCAAACTCCCGGGCCTGCTTGAACTTGAGTACGAGGGCTTTTACCTGAGAGGGTTCTTTGTCACGAAAAAGCGCTACGCGGTTATAGATGAAGAAGGTAGGATAACGACAAGAGGTCTGGAAGTTGTGAGGAGGGACTGGAGCGAGATAGCCAAAGAGACCCAGGCAAAGGTTTTGGAGGCGATACTTAGAGAAGGAAGTATTGAGAAGGCAGTTAAGATTGTGAAGGACGTTGTGGAGAAGATAGCAAAATACGAGGTTCCGCTTGAAAAGCTCGTTATCCATGAGCAGATTACCCGGGATTTAAAGGATTACAAAGCTATTGGTCCCCATGTAGCGATAGCTAAACGGCTCGCCGCAAAGGGAATCAAGGTAAAGCCGGGCACAATAATAAGCTACATCGTTCTTAAAGGTGGAGGAAAGATTAGCGACAGAGTGGTTTTGCTTACAGAATACGACCCCGCAAAGCACAAGTACGATCCGAACTACTACATCGAAAACCAAGTTTTGCCGGCAGTACTTAGGATTCTCGAAGCATTTGGATATAGAAAAGAGGATTTGAGATATCAGAGCTCGAAGCAAACCGGACTGGATGCGTGGCTCAAGAGGTAG